The Prevotella herbatica genome contains the following window.
GATAGTATATATATCTTGCAAAAACGAGCTGTTTCTGATTTATAATATGGTGTTGTTAAATGTTTACAATATTTTTATTGGTATTATTGAATATTTTGCTTATATTTGCAAACTAACAATGAGAAATACATATTAAAAATGATTTACTTATTGATTAACGACTAAACTAATTGTAATAATATGGAACAAAATTTTGATTCAAACGAGCATGTAGTTGAACAGACCACAGAACATGAAAATTCACAAGAGCATGTAATCGTAAAACCAGCTAATAATCTTGTGTTAGCTATTTTAACAACAATATGCTGTTGCCTTCCTTTTGGTATTGTAGCCATAATAAAGGCAAGTCAGGTAAATAATCTTTTTATACTGAAACAATATGCGGCTGCGCAGGCTTCTGCTGATGAGGCTAAAAAGTGGAGCTATATTGGTATAGCTACAGGATTGGTCGTATCTATAATATATTTATTGTTTAACCTTGCATGTCATTCTCTAACGAGATAATCATTACTTTGATAATATATTGAGAAATCTTGGCATCGTAATAATCATTTTGGCTGTAGTTTTATTGGGACTTTATTTTCTCAATCCTTGCAGCTATTGGTTTATGCCAAAATGCCCTTTTAAGTTGATTACGGGGCTTAGTTGTCCTGGTTGTGGAATACAGCGTTTTATCTATTCGATGCTTCATGGACATTGGCACGAGGCGATAGCTTATAATTACTATTTGGCATATTCATTGCCCTATGCGTCCCTATTTGCCATTGCATGGATAATGCCACAAGGAAAGGCGAAGGAAAGACTTTCTGATATTATTGAAAACAGATATGTCGTATGGTTTTATATCATAACATTCTTCCTATGGCTTATAATTAGGAATATTCTAAAAATATAATATTATAACAATATAACAAATGGAAGCAGACCAAAAAACTCAGTTGATGGCACTCTATAGCAATAGATTTCCAGTAACTGCCATTAATGAAGTTAACGATAAGTTAGATAACTTGGATTACAGCTTTGCCTGTGCATATCTAGCTCAGATGAAGGATCCAACTATAGCTTTGATTTTATCTATTCTTGTTGGTGCCTATGGGGTAGACAGAATATATGTAGGTGATGTAGGACTAGGAATATTAAAGCTCTTGACATGTGGAGGATTAGGTATCTGGTGGATTGTAGATTTGTTCTATATCAGTGACCTTACAAGGACAAAAAATTATGAAACTCTGATGATGATGTAATTTCTTTGACCAATCTGACAAAAAATCTGATAAGTTCAAACAACTTATTTAATAGCAACCTTTTCTGGCTAAGGGCACAACTCTTAACCAGAAAAAGTTTTTTAATGCCATAACTTTCTTATTTGCGGGGTGGGTGACATTAACGGGATAAAAATGTTTGAGTCTAGATTCCTTTGTGGTAATTTAATTTTTGTACATTTTGGCTGTCTTCTCTGCATTTTTTAGTGTTTTTAGCTACGTAGCTACGGCATCTCTTGCAATGCCTATAAACACTGGGAAAAACGATACGTAGCTAGGTCAATTTAGCTTCGATGAGCTACGTCTTAGCTACGTTACTATTTCTGTGCATATATAATGTACGTACACACACGCGCACACTTAGGGTTTTGAAAAACATAAGTGTCGAAGTGTCAACATAATGAATATCACTATTTTATCGACGAATTTGATTAAATAAAGTGACGGTGATTTGACGGTCAAATATCGGATTTTACATGCGTTTCTATATAGAAACACAACTAGTTCCATATAGAAATGCAAACGTTCCTACGATGTTTCGCCTCCTATTACTT
Protein-coding sequences here:
- a CDS encoding CD225/dispanin family protein produces the protein MEQNFDSNEHVVEQTTEHENSQEHVIVKPANNLVLAILTTICCCLPFGIVAIIKASQVNNLFILKQYAAAQASADEAKKWSYIGIATGLVVSIIYLLFNLACHSLTR
- a CDS encoding DUF2752 domain-containing protein; its protein translation is MAVVLLGLYFLNPCSYWFMPKCPFKLITGLSCPGCGIQRFIYSMLHGHWHEAIAYNYYLAYSLPYASLFAIAWIMPQGKAKERLSDIIENRYVVWFYIITFFLWLIIRNILKI
- a CDS encoding TM2 domain-containing protein, which gives rise to MEADQKTQLMALYSNRFPVTAINEVNDKLDNLDYSFACAYLAQMKDPTIALILSILVGAYGVDRIYVGDVGLGILKLLTCGGLGIWWIVDLFYISDLTRTKNYETLMMM